The Nostoc sp. NIES-3756 DNA window GACTTGTCCCGAAGTGTTAGAAATTACTGCTTGGGTAGATGATGGTACGATTATGGGGGTGAGACACCGGAACTATCCTCACATTCAAGGAGTCCAATTTCACCCAGAGAGTGTTCTCACATCTTCAGGAAAGCAGTTACTGCGAAATTTTCTCCAACAGTTACAGAGTTACGAGATTAGTTAATGAAAAGACGACAGTTGCTAGGCTATGCTGGGGCGGGATTAGCCACAGCTTTTGTCTCTAACCTTGGTTCCCTTCTCCCGGCTGATGCCCAATCTAGCGGTGTAGGAGTGCAATGGTTAGGTCATACCAGTTTTCTATTTACTGGTGGTGGAGCTAGGATTCTTGTCAATCCTTTCCGCACAATTGGTTGCACAGCGCGTTACCGTCCACCAAAAGTTACAGCAGATTTAGTATTAATTAGTAGTCAATTGTTGGATGAAGGGGCAGTTGACGGATTACCAAGTAATCCTAAACTTGTATATGAACCGGGAGCTTACGAGTTTAAAGGTATAAAAATTCAAGGTATTTCCATAGCCCACGATCGCAAGGGTGGCAAACGGTTCGGCATGAATACGGCTTGGAAATGGACACAAGGTGGGGTGAATATTCTCCACTTGGGCGGAGCGGCTGCACCCATTTCTATTGAGCAAAAAATCCTCATGGGGCGACCTGATGTCTTATTCATCCCCGTAGGTGGTAGTGATAAAGCTTACAATGCCCAAGAAGCAAAGCAAGCAATTGAGGTAT harbors:
- a CDS encoding MBL fold metallo-hydrolase, which gives rise to MKRRQLLGYAGAGLATAFVSNLGSLLPADAQSSGVGVQWLGHTSFLFTGGGARILVNPFRTIGCTARYRPPKVTADLVLISSQLLDEGAVDGLPSNPKLVYEPGAYEFKGIKIQGISIAHDRKGGKRFGMNTAWKWTQGGVNILHLGGAAAPISIEQKILMGRPDVLFIPVGGSDKAYNAQEAKQAIEVLSPKLVVPTHYRTQAADPAACDIAPLDEFLSLMQGVTVRRSNNDSINITSGNLPDSSTIQVLSYKF